In Camelus dromedarius isolate mCamDro1 chromosome 16, mCamDro1.pat, whole genome shotgun sequence, the genomic stretch tactatgctgtacaccagaaatcaatacattgtaaatcaactattcttcaattaagttaataaataaacaaaaagcatatGCAgagtcaagaaacaaaacaaaaaaaaacagatgggGAAGGTACAAGGGAGACGTTTTCctcaaataaactttaaattattttttgggttgtacttttttgcatttttaattgtggtaaaacataacataaaatttaccattttaaccgtttttaaatgtataattccgTGGCACCAAGTACACGTTATAACATTGTTATAAATCCATTTCTAGAAGATTTTCATCATCCCTAGTGGAAACTCCATGCCCAccaaacaataactccccattagccccggccccccacccctggcaagcACTATTCTATCCTCCATCTCCATTAATTTGACCATTctgtatattctttaaaattgcaattaCTGAAATGAGACTTTTAGAACTTGAAGTGACCTAGGAAGTTTTTTGCCAAAGAAGAGTGTCCAAAAAACCCCGTCTCTGTATTCAATTCAAAAGGGTGATAATGAACCACCCCCACAGAACAAGTCTGAATGAAGACTGGGAGGCAAAAATCAAGCTTCCTTATGATGGTCCCCTGTGGGCAGTACTGGATCAAACTCACACTCACAAACAAGGGGCTTCTTTTACTCATAGGAGGAGAGATCTAGAGATACACAGGTCAGacgagaagatatttgcaaacaacataGCCAATAGGGGTTGGTACCTGAAATATACACAGAACTCATCCAACTTAGtatcaaaaaagtaaacaacccagtttaaaaatggacagaggatctgaataaacatttgcccaaagaagacacacagatggccaacaggcacatgaaaagatgctcgacatctctaatcatcaggacaatgcaaatcaaaaccacaacgagataccacCTCACGCCTGTTACAATGGCTATGATCATAAAGACAAGAAACaaccagtgttggcaaggatggagAGGAACGGGAACTTCCACGCACCAttcgtgggaatgtaaaatggtgtagccactatagaggttcctcaaaaaaaccctaaaaatggaaccaccatatgatccagcaattccacttctgggtgtttaccggaagaaaacaaaaacagtaattcaaaaagatatatacacccctatattcactgcagcattatttacaataacccagacactgacacaaaccaagtgcccatcaacagatgattggtttgAGAAGATGCAGCGCACGCGctcgcacgcacacacacacacacacacacaatggaatcctattcagccataaaaaaaagagtgaaatcttgccgcttgtgacaacatagatggacctagagggtattatgctaagtgaaataagtcagacagagggagacaaatacttacacgtggaatctaaaaaacaaaacagaaacagtgtcatagatatagagaacaaacggGTGACTGCCAGAAGGGAGGAGAGTGGAAGAACGGACAAAACAggtgaaagggattaagaggcacaGATTTCCTGCTATAAAAGAAATAACtcatgggatgtaatgtacagcggGTCCTAGGGAAGCACAGATGGAAAACCACTCACCTTATCCACTGTCCTCATTGTAcaagatgggaagactgaggcttggGAAGCAGCAGGGGTGGGCACCCAGCGGTCTGGGGCAGAGGTGGCAGTGCTCACAGGCTCCAGCCCTTACAGAGAGCTCTCCTGTCCAGCAAGAGCGCTTTACAATTTCTAATGCGTTCTCACTGACAGGATCTCAAACAGTGAAACTAGggcctctcccccgcccccacctccgaGCCAGTCCCACCAAAGCCCCATCTCTAGGGGCTCAGCAAGGACGTGGCGCCTCTGGGCATGGGGCCCGGCAGGGTGACGGTGGTGGCCACTCGAACCCCATGGAGGTTGTTACAATTTCCAGGACCTGGGTTGATCACTCTGTTCGGACTGGATGAGACCTCACCTCATCTGGACTCCTTAATGGGCCCGGCAGGTGAGCAGAACCCCAGTCGGTGACAGGTGCCTCACCTGAACCGGACAACAGCAACACGGGACAAAGGCCTTAACAGGTGAGCGGAGCCCGGTCGACAGGAGGTGGAAGCAGCGGGCCTGCCGGTGCTTGCTCATCGTTTCTGCTGGGTCTTGATCTCAGAAGATAGAAATGGTAGCATAACAGACCACGTTTGGCCAGTGAGAAGTGCCCAGCACCCCCTGGTTAGATTTACTGTCCGCTTAGAGAAGGCCTgtgtacataaaatgaaaaaggtgCTTGCGAcgttccccaccccccccccccgaattttcaaaagaaaacttgctACATCGAGGCCTTCTAGGTGTAAAGAAGCTGCCTACGTAGGATGAAGTCGAGGTAGAAAATTGCACTTTGTGTAAAtggccatttgctttttttttttaaagaatcatagaAAAGAAGTGTCTTTTGGAAATGACttttcaaaaccaaaaaactgccTTTTTATTGTCAATTTGCCTGGGGTAACGGTTTACACTTTGGTTTGATCACAGCCCTACTTTCCTCCTGCGCTGGGAAATTCAGAGGAATTGGCCCCAGTCATTTGGTGGCCTACAGCTCAAGGCGGCCCTGGGGAGTCAGAATGTGTTTCCTGGTCATAAACACCAGACAGGACATGCCAGGCTCTCCTGGGTGTTTCTGCAAAAACCTGGGTGCTCTTCGCGGACCCTCCCCCGGGTGAGGCGGGTGGGAGGCATCTTGCCCCGGGCTGCGGGAGGTGGGCGGGCGTGGACAAGCTGTCACACAGCGAGGCCACAGGGCTGTGTCTCCACCTGCCGCTGTGCCTCTGActgcagtaatttaaaaagtgaacaccTGTTAAAAATCCGTGGGTTCGGAAACCTAGTGTGTTCTGCATTTCCCCCCAGGACGCTCGCAGTCTTGATCCTGTTTTGATTCCTCCGGGAGCAGGGGAGTCTGTGCCGTAGTTCTCTGCGTGGTCCGCGGAATCTTCAAGGGTCCTTGAGACCTTTATTCAGGGGATCCACTAACAGCAAGACAGGATGTGCCTTTCTGACTCTCATTCTTTCTGGAGTTTTCCGGAGGCCCCACCAGGTGTGACGTTACCACAGGCTGCAGAAGCAGGGGTGAGAACCCAGCCGTCTGCTATTAAGCCGGACAGGCAAGGGATTGGCAAGACTGTAAAACGAAACCACTCTTTTATGGAAAACAGGCTCATAAAAATGTTACTTGTGTTAACATGTTTTCCACAAAAGAGTCCTCTACACGTAGATTCTGTGTTTGGGGATGAGCGGAAACTAACCAGAACTGGTTCACACTATGAGCAAAGTATTAtaccagtcagtcagtcagtcagtctccCAGGTGGTCTGAATTCCAGCTgaagcttccctctcccctcgagcaagctgcctcctctctggcccACGGGCACTGGATGGTTCCCAAGAACTCCTCCTGGTTCAGCATATTAAGTCTCTTCAAGGTCTTCTCCCATGAGACCTGGGAGCTCCCCTCAGATGGGGACGCCACTCCCCTCGCCAGTGTCGGTCTTCTCTGAATGTTCAGGAAACAGGAACCATAGCCACGCACTGTAGGGACATTCAGGTGAGACCGTGACTGTGGAAAAGCTGTGGACACGGAAAAGCACCAGATACACATGAACTTTAACAAAGACCTGAAAAGCTAAGCATAAATATGGACACCACATACCAAAGATGAGACAAAAGTCTGAAATGAGATGCTTGTCAAAAGTATTCTGAGACTTTATTAATTCGTAcctattgaagaaaaaaaaaaccctatatacAGCTATGTGCACAAAACTCGAAAGACCAGAAGCAATACATCTCTCTGGCGTGGGCCTTACCATTACTCCTTATTTAAAACACACTAGATTTCCCCATGACTTTCAAAATGACAtggtcattgtagaaaatttgaaaaataggagaaagcataagaaggaaaataaaaatcacccataatcccaCCACTCAGAGATAACTTAACATTTTTGCTGTATCTGttctatgcttaaaaaaaaaaaaaaaacattttatatgtgttttacaCGAGTGACGTCACACTAAATACAGTTTTgtgtcctgcttttttcacttcgcATGGCATTAGGAACATCTCCCCATGACGTTACAAAGTCTTGGTGAATATGAATGCACCGGCCACTTGTTCGGCCCCACGTGAGGACTGGGCGTTCGCCCCGGGCTGGGCACCACGCTGCCTGGATGGGGAATAAATAGAAGAGACGCCAGAAAAGCAGGTGCGGGATTGCTGAGTCCACAGCACAGATGAATTCTGGGCTGATCTCCTTCCCTGGGAGGGAGTCCGGCTCCGAGCAGGATTTCCCTGCTTCACATGAGGGCTTGCTGGCAGGTTCATTCATCTGAGATCAGGCCTGGCCAAGGTCTGTGTCACGAGGCTCTGACACGAAGGTCAGCCAGGATAGGGAGCATTTCTGAACTGACAGTGTCAGTCAGTGGAAAACGCGGCTCTGCTTGCTCCCCGGCTAGTTAGTTAACTCCTTTTCAGGAGCGAGGTTAGGAGGAGTCAGGGTCCTCTAAAAAGACCCTGCTCCGAGCAGCTTTGGGCTTTCAGCTCCGTGGCTGAGCGAGGGTCAAAAAGCaagagcaaatgagaaaaagagtaatCACCCCAGATGGCTCAGGGAACAAGAGCAGGGTAGGCGGGTGATGTCCACTGCAGCCTCTGGACGGGGCCCAGCAGCCGGGCCAGCCTGCCTCGCCTGGTAGCCGATGGTCTTGCTGCGACACCACTCGAGCAGAATCTGCTTGATGCTGCTGGCGCTGGCCACTCCGAAGCTCTGTGAGCGCTTCAGCTTTGCCCGGGTCTCGCCCTTCCCCCTGCGGAGAGAGGGcaggcctgctgggggctgggggccagggggctgcctctcagctgccatctgctccgggaatgtgccccaccagctCTGCTCACCCAGGGAGATGCTCTGTCGGCAGGCAACCTCCCAGCCCCACGCCCACGTCCAGGCGTGCGCCCCGTGTCCCAGCTGCACTGCGTCCACTGATGGGGTCCGGCAGGACCAgcccccttccagcctccaggccccctgTGTACTTCCCACACTGGCGATCCTGCGGCAGAGGACCTGAGCCCACATGGCCcatgcccctgccctctgcttggaAAACCCTCCTCGCCTCCTCCATCCCACCCTTCCTCTGAGCTCCTTCCGAGGCCGCCCTCCCTCATGGTTTCCTATTCTAGGCCCCAAAGACACTCTTTATCGGCCAAGATCAGGTTGTCTGGGTCAGTGGGACAGTTCCTGTGTCTGTCCCCCTCACCAGAGTCAgagccttgggagccaggactggggGGTCATTGTCTCATAGGCCTGGGCCAACCCTAAATGTAACAGGAATCAATACCACTCACTGACAGGAGGGCTGGATAAACATGCAAAGGTGGCCCTGTTTCTAATGGGGCGGGCGGTGTAGTGTGACAGGGAGCCAGTGGTACTGGGGTCTCACTGTGTcacctccagcttctgctgggaATCCCAGTGACTGCCCTCTGGTCTCCCCAGTCATGCCTGGAAACTAACCTGTCCAGTTGGATGAGGGATGTGGGTGTGAGGGTGCCTGGAGTTCCCTCTTGGaatgtgggagaggggctggggtctcaTCACAGCCTCCCTTCCCAAAACTGGAGCCACCTGCCCCTCAGCCGGCCCTGTAGCCAGCCCTGACCTATGTCTTGCCTGAGAGGTCACATCTTGGGGAACTGCCCTCGGGGGAACAGGACAGGGCCAGCtttgctctgcctgcctgcctgaccccaGTGTGGGCTCAGGCTTTCTTTGGGGGCCCAGACTGGTCTGGGAGGGTGCTAAGAGCATCCATACTTGCCGGCTCCTGTGTCCTGCTCCCATTTCTCAAACAATGCCTTCCGGGCCTGTGCCCCCGAGGTGCGGGGCAGCGTCTGCGACCGCACCAGCTCCCGGCGACGCTCCCCCTGCCGATGGGCCTGAGTCGTGGCTGGCGGCTGTGTGGAGGGGGGCGACTGGGGTGGCGTCACCCGAGGTGGGCTGAGGAGAGACCACCGAGTCAGGAGCACAGATCTGGCCATCACTAGCTCGCACAGGCCCCGGGCCTCCACCCCACTGAATGTGAAATGAGGCAGCGGCGGGGCtacaggcagagaggaagcaccCCTGTTCCAGCCCCCAACCGGTTCCGCAGGTGTTTGGAACTGAGCTGCTGTCTGAGGCCGGCCTAGCCAGCAGTGGGCCCCCTCTCTGCACATAATCGCCCCTCGGCAGGTGTCAATGCCTGGGGTGGGCGGGGGCGTCCTCCTGGCAGGACAAGCACCCAGAACCAGCCCCACCAGGATCAGGCCCCCTCCTCGCCACCACTAAATAAGATCCCCTCTGTTTCCCCCCTAAAACAGTTTGTCAGAAAGTCACaattctccttttattattaagagggggagaaaaaagccaaGCCAGCCCCCACCCAACACCCAGCTCCGATCACAGTccagagggcctgggggcagcgCATGGGGACAACcggaggccaggaggcagcctgtAACACAGGGAAGCCCCCACAGACCTCCCCCAGGGTAAGGGCCTCTCCAGGTAACTCCTCAGTCCACAAGCAGGAAGCCCCCAGCTCAGAGGGAGCCTAGCCAGGATGGCTGAAGATCCATCCTGTGGGGACTGAGAAACTCTCTCCAATCTTTGGACAGACTTGCTTTGAAGGATCCTTAAAGAAACCAGCCCTCCGCCGTATTGTTCCAAACAAAACTCTCTACCAAGCTTCGctgcctcatttctcctctcaAACCCCACCCTGCGACACTGCTGCCTTAGTTCTCCAGAGGCACCAAGCCAAGGAAGGTGCCTCCTCCTGGGGTTGGCACTGGGAGCTCCGTGCAGGGGCCGGGGTAGCCTGGGTCCAAGGCCAAGGCCAGACACTTCCTGGGGAGTGACGACCCTGCCACCGGGAACAGGGGCCCTGACTCGCCTGTTATCGTTCCTGCTGGCCGTCACCCCCCCATAGCCAGAGCTGGACAAAGTCCGTGGGAGGGAAGAGTTCTTCTCTGCGggacaaagggagggagagaaataacaaaccctggccttggggagggccaccactgcctgcctcccatccTTTGACCCCACCCTGAGCTAGTCACCCAGCATCACTCTGGGCACTGGCAGGACCTCTGGGCTAAGCTGACCCTGCCTGGGCCAACAGTTGAGGAGAAAGGATGCTGGAACATAGAGCAATGACATAAAAGAGGTCCTTTACAGTACTCCTCACTGCATTTGAGagcacagagcccagggcctcctgTGCTGCATATCCAGTAGATACCATGTTACCAAGCCCTCATTCTGGAAATCCACAAAGCCCGACCCCAGGACACACCCTGGGGCCTGATCACAGGTCCAAGACAGCCCCAGGGGGACCATGCCAGGTTTGTTACACACAAAGTGTGCAGGGCAGGCGGCCACCTTCTAACCACAGCCTTGATCTGCAGTAAAAGCCATGGTCGTACCCCGCAGGATGAGGCTActtcacagcagctctgggagaggagccGGGAAAGATGGGCCCCATCTGATGGAGCAGGCGAGCTGGGGACGGGGGTGGCAGTGACAAGCACAGTGGGTAGGGCCCGGCCCCAGGATTTCTGAGTCTCCTGcaaaccacccccagcccctgacctccCTCCCATTTTGAGGTCATGGTCTCCTGCTCCTACCACTGGGACTGGGAGTCCAGGATGTGCTGGCCTCGCTGAGGCTTGAGCTGAGGCCCCCCAGGATGGCAGCAGACGTGGGCGAGAGAGTTGTGGCTGAGGTCTCCCCAGAGAACTTCTCGGAGACTCGTGTGATGGCCGTGACTGGCTGGTGAGGCTGCCGCAAAGAGAGGCTCACAGGTCGAGGCTTGAGGGGCTCTGGTGTTGGGATGGTTTGGGCGGCTTCGGGGGGCCCATCACCCGGACCTGAAACAGGTGACCAGCAGGGGTCGGGGGGTTTCAGCCATGGCATTGACAGGGGCCTCAGAACCACCCAGGAGGACTCCAGCCTCTGTGAactctcctctcacctcctccaggaaggcctccctgatcACTCCTGCCTCCCTGATCTCCCCCTACTGGGGAAGTCTCACTGCTCCAACCAGAGGTGATGCCTGCTCCAACATTCCCTAATAGAGAGTTCAAGAAATAGTTGCCTGTCAGTCCACTCTCTACCCTGCTCAGTGCTTGGACAATTCCCCAGTCCCTGCGGGTATTCCTCCAGCCAGCCCTCCTGGGCCatcagcccccacctgccccaggctggTGCCCGTTCTCCACGATGTACGAGTTTGAGGTTCTCCTCATCTCCGCCTCGCT encodes the following:
- the LOC135323168 gene encoding smoothelin-like protein 2, whose product is MSKHRQARCFHLLSTGLRSPVKAFVPCCCCPVQGQGGLRLGPPPELRTEGDERLGELFSSGATDDTPPRRIAWVTGAGVGGDPEPPDPPAGSAVEPAPDPEEARTVREALGRYEAALEGAVRALHEDMQGLQRGMEQRVAEALRLAGPLARTVAELQRDNQRLQTQLERLTRQVEALGLATGLTPAPGTPSPPPAPGVPDRAPRLGTARFASHATFSLSGRGQSVDHHDEASEAEMRRTSNSYIVENGHQPGAGPGDGPPEAAQTIPTPEPLKPRPVSLSLRQPHQPVTAITRVSEKFSGETSATTLSPTSAAILGGLSSSLSEASTSWTPSPSEKNSSLPRTLSSSGYGGVTASRNDNSPPRVTPPQSPPSTQPPATTQAHRQGERRRELVRSQTLPRTSGAQARKALFEKWEQDTGAGKGKGETRAKLKRSQSFGVASASSIKQILLEWCRSKTIGYQARQAGPAAGPRPEAAVDITRLPCSCSLSHLG